The window GGCCGTTTTGAGCGGCTCCACGGCGCAGGAAGCCAACGGGGAGGAAAAGCCCCGGAGATGCCGcatgaggaggggctgcaaacgcAGCCGGCGGGgatctgagggggaaagagccagcctgggccgGGAAGGCGGCCGGAGACGGAGCCAGAGCTCGGAGCTGGTGCTCCATGAGCAGCTCCATGATGGGGAGAAACCCCACACGTGCgaggagtgtgggaagagcttcaggtggAACTGCCACCTGATTGtgcaccagaggatccacactggggagaggccctacgagtgtggggagtgtgggaagagcttcaacCGGAGCTCCCACTTAATCATACACCACaggacccacactggggagaagccctTTGAGTGTGGGGGGTGTGGGATGTGCTTCACAGACAGCTCCAACCTGATCAGGCACCAgaggacccacactggggagaggccctatgagtgttccaagtgtgggaagaggtttaaGACCAGCTCCGATCTCCTCCTGCACTATCAGACTCACACAGAAGAGAGGCCCTTCCAATGCCCCAACTGCGGGAAGGGATTCAAGCGCAACTGCACCCTCATCAGacaccggcgcatccacactggggagaggccctacgagtgtccccagtgtgggaagagcttctcacAGAGCTCTCACTTGACCCAACACCAACGGAGGCACCGGTAAGGGAAGCCCTGGGAGTGCCCCGGGTGCGGGCAGCGCTTCgtgcgctgctccagctccattaTTAATAATAgtattaataattataataataataacaataataatagtaatcaaagggagggggtttacattttccatttcagtggaGGCTTCTGAAATGGGGAGACACCCCAAGGCTGGTCCATGTCAAATATTTCCTGAAAGATGTAAATTAGTTTATGTTTTTGCATGAgggtctatgaatatgcaacaggctgatgtaATTAAAACCAGATTAATTAAGGGGTGTCCCCGAGCATAACTGGGGGGTCTTGGTGGCCATAACAACCTTTGCTCGATGGTCCTTGTCTCCCATTATATCAATCCGTTGCATTTTCATGGCGTTGTTGCTTATCCATGAAGTACTTTACATATTCCAGGAACAAAATTGGCTTGATCCTGTCTGGGGGTCCAAGCCCCCTCCCAGCTCAATTTCGGGGGTCCCATTCTCGTCCCAGCTCAGTTTTGGGACCCCATGCTCATCCCAGCTTAATTTGGGGgttccattcccttcccacctcaatttgggggtcccattcccctcccagctcaattttggggtcccgaCCCTCTTTTCCGCGCTCTCTCCTTTCCGATCGTTCCCCCAATGCCCTGCCCcgtgtttggttttgtgggctCCAGGCCCCTCCTGCTCCGTTCTGGGTTCCCGACCCCGTTTTGGATTAATTTGAGGTCTCCAATCCATCTCCAGGGTCaccttccccccctccccaccaaaTTCCGCTTTTGGCAACTGATGAGTCATCAGCGAGACATCCTCTGATTGGCTGGAAATTACCCCGCGCTGTCTCTGATTATTTACCGCAGTGAGAGGGCTTGGTCTGTGGCTGGCAAGTGATGAGTCAGAGTCGGGCCGGGCGCTGATTGGCTGAAAATCGCTGAGCGGGGTCAGTGCTCTGAGTTTCTGCCCAGCAAGTGAATCGTCATCAGCGCCGTGCGTTCTGATTGGTCGGGATCTGTTTTGGCGTGGGGACGTGAGGAACTGGGGTTACTTGGGGTTTATTTCGGTTTATTTagtgttggtttgggttttttttggggttatttattGACTAATTGGGGTTTATCTTGGGTTTTTCttggtttatttctgtttatttgggGGTATTATttggaattatttgggtttatttggaagtatttgggtttttttgggcttttttgagTTTATGTGGGTTtatttggaagtatttgggGTTCTTGGAGTCAATGTTGGTGtatatggggttttttaggtGCAGTTGAAATCaattggtgttttttgggtttaatttgggggtttattttgttattttggggttgtttgtaTTTCTTCAGGATTATTTGGGAGACTTTTAGGTAACGTTTGGGTTTTTTTCGAggtatttggggtttattttgagtgttttggggttatttgggtgATTTGGGGTCATGTGGGGTAATTAAATCCGGCAATGTTCCTCCTGCaaaaaactggattttttccttaaaaatctgagagtttttccccaaaaaaactggAATGCCCCTAAAAATCCCGGACTTTTCCCATCCAATAGCAGTGCGCCCCTCCCCAAACCATCCAATCACTGCGGGTCTCCCCTCAGAACACCAGCCTCCCTGTGCACGATCCAAGCAATGACTGCACGCCTCCCCTCTCTCACACACCGAGAAAAAACCAATCACTGCGTTCCTCCCCTCAGCTACTCTCGCCTCTCTCGACCTGAACCGACCAATCACCAGGCGTCTTCCCTCAGCAAGTCCCACCTTCTTTGCGTCTATCCAACCAATTACCGAGCGTCTCCCCTTGGCAAAGCCCGCGCCCCCGCCAATCATCTGTCAATCACTGCGCCCTCCACGAAACCAACCAATCACTGGGCACCTCCTATCAGCAACTCCCACCCTCTCCAATGCCGCTCCAGCCAATCAGTGCCGAGCCCAAAGGTCGCCCCCTGACCCATGGGCCGTGCATGGTGCGGgcgccccctcccccccgccCTGCGTCCCGGAaccccctcagggacccccgggaGCCGCCCCGGGCTCGGGCGGGTCCTGCGGGAGGCGCTGGAGAGAGCGGGGGAGGCGCTGGGAGAGGACGGGGGGCTccgggagctgctgaggaggcgcagggacaggtgaggggtcctggaggggtcgtgaggggaatttggggaggggtcttgaGGAGGTTTGGGGGCGAtttggggagggtctggggggaACTTGAGGGGGTTTTAGCGGGgtctgggagtgctggggggGACTTTGTGGGGGGAATTTAGGGAGGGGTCCTCGGGGGGTGTCACGATCCTTATGGACGGGTTCCGTAAGGGTTCGTGGATttgatctcagggtgcaaaaaGAATCAACACggtacaagggggtttgcaatgataatcaaaacaaatgcacctttattgaaTGAGCCCAGCAAAATGggatagagggattaagggagagaaaaagatgggggaagagagagacaaaagagagagagagagaaagagagaggggatAGAGCTACCAAACGTAGAGAtgaagtcctttggtccagCCCAGTCGAGGACCCGCCCGTTACGTCAGGGAGGTCTCAGAGGCCCAGTTCATCTGGACACCAAATATACTCTTTTTCACTGGGCAAGGGGGATGGATTTTGCAGCCGAAACAAAGGCAGTTTATTATATCTTCGGGGGGGGGTGGGAAATAAGGGTACACACAGTCCAAGTTTGTCAG of the Zonotrichia leucophrys gambelii isolate GWCS_2022_RI unplaced genomic scaffold, RI_Zleu_2.0 Scaffold_886_20230, whole genome shotgun sequence genome contains:
- the LOC135442036 gene encoding zinc finger protein 239-like, whose translation is MPRDTEAEQELSMESREDKCPRQNLVEEAVLSGSTAQEANGEEKPRRCRMRRGCKRSRRGSEGERASLGREGGRRRSQSSELVLHEQLHDGEKPHTCEECGKSFRWNCHLIVHQRIHTGERPYECGECGKSFNRSSHLIIHHRTHTGEKPFECGGCGMCFTDSSNLIRHQRTHTGERPYECSKCGKRFKTSSDLLLHYQTHTEERPFQCPNCGKGFKRNCTLIRHRRIHTGERPYECPQCGKSFSQSSHLTQHQRRHR